The following proteins are encoded in a genomic region of Dyadobacter sp. UC 10:
- a CDS encoding PspC domain-containing protein, which produces MEKKLHRIPEQAVFGGVASGIAQYLQIDVVIVRVLFVVMLLLPIPPSFGWTGILYIILWAVLPTGPAVDVYPVTGDPSKPSEPFFDKKRSDQTVMILGGVLVVFGAVMLLDDFPIWYEFKRYFWPIIFIAIGAFLILRQRDKDQENNTTVYPTTPPPADPITPVTPEPDPQPYTPFTPVAATPETHFPEDPESPKSDDEDDNPVIKVN; this is translated from the coding sequence ATGGAAAAGAAATTGCATCGAATACCAGAACAGGCAGTTTTTGGTGGAGTAGCTTCCGGAATCGCCCAATATCTTCAAATAGATGTTGTTATAGTCCGCGTGCTATTCGTCGTGATGCTGCTATTACCCATTCCCCCAAGCTTCGGATGGACAGGTATTCTATATATCATTCTCTGGGCAGTGCTCCCAACCGGACCTGCGGTGGATGTTTATCCGGTGACCGGCGACCCATCCAAGCCGTCGGAACCATTTTTCGACAAGAAAAGGTCTGATCAGACAGTGATGATCCTGGGTGGTGTACTCGTCGTTTTCGGCGCGGTGATGTTACTTGACGATTTCCCGATCTGGTACGAATTTAAGCGTTATTTCTGGCCGATCATATTTATAGCAATCGGTGCATTTCTGATCCTGCGTCAGCGCGATAAGGACCAGGAAAACAATACGACTGTATACCCGACCACACCGCCTCCGGCAGATCCGATTACACCGGTGACACCCGAACCGGACCCGCAGCCTTACACTCCGTTCACTCCGGTAGCAGCTACCCCTGAAACGCACTTTCCGGAAGATCCTGAAAGCCCGAAATCAGATGACGAAGATGACAATCCGGTGATCAAAGTAAATTAG
- a CDS encoding DUF2442 domain-containing protein, with the protein MTLTLKVTDANYLSDYKILVKFSDETEQIVDFEDFLIKNTHPQYDKYRQPSQFRKFKIERGNVVWGKDWDLIFPVDQLYSGKIDSIL; encoded by the coding sequence ATGACGCTAACATTAAAAGTGACCGACGCTAACTATTTATCAGACTACAAAATTCTTGTAAAATTTTCCGACGAGACAGAACAAATTGTCGACTTTGAGGATTTCCTGATAAAGAATACGCATCCTCAGTACGATAAATACCGTCAACCTTCGCAGTTCAGGAAATTTAAGATTGAGCGCGGGAATGTAGTCTGGGGTAAGGACTGGGACCTGATTTTTCCGGTAGACCAACTTTATTCGGGCAAGATCGATTCAATATTATAA
- a CDS encoding DUF4160 domain-containing protein codes for MPKVIEYFGIIFYFYSNEHLPIHVHVSYGEFESIFEIFFEDGHISKIAVRKSVGKTSLPAQQLRDANRIVEMYASDIVNKWTDFFVLKKKIKSTKITKRL; via the coding sequence ATGCCGAAAGTCATCGAATACTTTGGGATTATATTCTATTTTTATTCCAATGAGCACTTACCAATCCATGTCCATGTCTCTTACGGTGAGTTTGAAAGTATTTTCGAGATTTTCTTTGAGGATGGACATATTAGTAAAATAGCAGTTCGTAAATCAGTCGGAAAAACATCTCTGCCAGCTCAACAACTGCGTGATGCAAATCGGATTGTAGAAATGTACGCAAGTGATATTGTTAATAAATGGACTGACTTTTTTGTTCTCAAAAAGAAAATTAAAAGTACCAAAATCACGAAGCGACTATGA
- a CDS encoding aldose epimerase family protein — protein sequence MKKIPLLLTALIGLTLFGCSQTKNEEKMISTISKETFGELPDGQKADLYTLTNGNGMTVNITNYGGIITKLTAPDKKGEWTDVVLGFDSLQPYVNGHPFFGALVGRYGNRIAKGKFKLNGQEYSLPINNGPNALHGGIKGFDKVIWKATEIKEDSVVGLQLEYVSKDMEEGYPGTLTVKVIYTLDNDNALTINYNATTDKATVVNLTNHSYFNLTGLKRDILDHEVSILSDSIVPVDATLIPTGKLRAVEGTPFDFRKPTKINAGINKIDDEQIKNGGGYDHCWVIKRTEPGLMLFATVKDPESGRFMEVFTTEPAVQFYTGNFLDGSLKGKNATFSKRFGLCLETEHYPDSPNQPQFPSTVLNPGDTYETTTKYRFSAK from the coding sequence ATGAAAAAGATACCACTTTTACTCACGGCTCTGATCGGTCTCACGCTTTTCGGATGCTCTCAAACAAAGAATGAAGAAAAAATGATCAGCACAATTTCCAAAGAAACATTCGGCGAACTTCCCGACGGCCAGAAAGCAGACCTGTACACCCTCACCAATGGTAACGGAATGACCGTCAACATTACCAATTACGGCGGCATCATCACCAAACTTACTGCGCCTGATAAAAAGGGAGAATGGACTGACGTGGTTCTGGGCTTTGACTCGTTGCAGCCTTATGTAAATGGTCACCCGTTTTTCGGTGCACTGGTAGGTCGCTACGGTAACCGGATCGCGAAAGGTAAGTTCAAGCTGAACGGACAGGAATATTCACTGCCGATCAATAATGGCCCCAATGCATTGCACGGCGGTATCAAAGGGTTTGATAAAGTGATCTGGAAGGCAACCGAAATCAAGGAAGATTCGGTAGTAGGATTGCAACTGGAATATGTCAGCAAAGACATGGAGGAAGGCTACCCGGGAACATTAACCGTGAAAGTAATCTACACGCTTGATAACGACAATGCATTGACTATCAACTACAATGCGACAACGGACAAAGCCACAGTGGTGAATCTCACAAATCACTCCTACTTCAACCTGACGGGTTTGAAAAGAGATATTCTGGATCATGAAGTTTCAATTTTATCCGACAGCATTGTGCCGGTTGATGCGACGCTTATTCCTACCGGCAAACTGAGAGCTGTGGAGGGAACGCCATTTGATTTCAGAAAACCTACCAAAATCAATGCGGGTATTAATAAGATTGACGACGAGCAGATCAAGAACGGCGGCGGTTATGATCACTGCTGGGTTATCAAAAGGACCGAACCGGGCCTGATGCTTTTCGCGACTGTGAAAGATCCTGAAAGCGGCAGGTTTATGGAAGTTTTCACGACCGAGCCCGCTGTTCAATTCTATACTGGTAATTTTCTGGACGGTAGTCTGAAAGGCAAAAACGCCACTTTTTCAAAGCGTTTCGGGCTTTGCCTCGAAACCGAGCATTATCCGGATTCACCGAATCAGCCACAGTTCCCATCGACTGTTTTGAATCCGGGAGATACTTACGAAACGACAACGAAATACCGCTTTTCAGCGAAATAA
- the galK gene encoding galactokinase: MKMTTPDLDLVASIKDKYFQQFGDDHAIQVFRSPGRINLIGEHTDYNNGFVLPASVDKAVYFVISPREDNLVKLYAADLDETYSFSLDDLTKPAKSWPHYQIGIVEQIQKRGLEISGFQAAFGGNVPVGAGLSSSAALECCLLYALDEIFGLGLGRLDIVKMSQKAENEYVGVQCGIMDQFASAFGVSESVMRLDCRTLDLEYFPFPMDEYMIVLCDTSVKHSLASSEYNTRRLECEKGVEILKKYDPAIQSLRDASPELVEAHRDELGDVVYRRCKFITEEIQRVLDACELLVEGNLPAFGSKMYETHDGLQHEYEVSCPELDFLVLQTRNNPDVIGARMMGGGFGGCTINLVKKTTVDAFEEEMKVAYQKQYNIDLPCYRVKITDGTGEIV; this comes from the coding sequence ATGAAAATGACAACCCCGGATTTAGATTTAGTAGCATCGATCAAAGACAAGTATTTCCAGCAATTTGGAGACGACCACGCGATCCAGGTATTCCGCTCTCCCGGGCGCATTAACCTGATCGGCGAACATACTGATTATAACAATGGTTTTGTGCTGCCCGCGAGTGTTGATAAGGCAGTCTATTTTGTGATCTCACCCAGGGAGGATAATCTGGTGAAGCTGTATGCTGCTGACCTGGATGAAACCTATTCCTTTTCGCTGGACGATCTCACCAAACCCGCTAAATCCTGGCCACATTACCAGATCGGGATTGTGGAGCAGATCCAGAAACGTGGCTTGGAGATTTCCGGGTTTCAGGCTGCTTTTGGTGGAAATGTGCCGGTTGGCGCCGGACTATCTTCTTCCGCTGCGCTGGAATGCTGCCTATTGTATGCGTTGGACGAAATTTTCGGACTCGGACTTGGCCGGTTGGATATTGTTAAAATGTCGCAAAAGGCTGAAAATGAATATGTAGGCGTACAATGCGGCATTATGGACCAGTTTGCTTCTGCTTTTGGCGTGAGCGAATCGGTAATGCGCCTCGATTGCCGCACGCTGGACCTGGAATATTTTCCATTTCCAATGGACGAATATATGATCGTGCTTTGCGACACAAGCGTGAAGCATTCACTGGCCAGCTCGGAATACAATACCCGCCGGCTGGAATGTGAAAAGGGAGTTGAGATATTAAAAAAATATGATCCTGCTATTCAGAGTCTGCGCGACGCTTCGCCTGAGTTGGTGGAAGCACATCGCGACGAATTGGGCGACGTGGTTTACCGCCGCTGCAAATTTATAACCGAGGAAATTCAGCGTGTGCTCGACGCCTGCGAGTTGCTCGTGGAAGGTAATTTACCTGCTTTTGGCAGCAAAATGTACGAAACCCACGATGGCCTGCAACATGAATATGAGGTGAGCTGTCCCGAGCTGGACTTTCTGGTTTTGCAGACCAGAAATAATCCTGATGTGATCGGTGCGCGGATGATGGGAGGCGGTTTTGGCGGATGTACCATCAATCTGGTAAAGAAAACAACCGTCGATGCCTTTGAAGAAGAAATGAAAGTTGCCTATCAAAAACAATACAATATAGATCTTCCCTGCTACCGCGTGAAAATCACTGATGGTACCGGCGAAATCGTTTAA
- a CDS encoding D-2-hydroxyacid dehydrogenase, translated as MIIYCHSLLDNALRDKLAETLSQHVINYRTEDTSEEEARANFAQADYILGNPPGGWFSNAPENLKFWQLDSAGFDQYASIPLRDNVKVANMGDWFARPCAETIVGGVLALYRGLDTLTLLKQKSEWVGSKLRTDLKLLYMQNTIVLGAGTIGQAVNAILKGLGCATHMMARTSPDADLHSREELLEALPHADLVINTLPGTATHFANAEFFTKMKKGSVYASVGRGSTTDENALLEVLNSGKLDGAVLDVTETEPLPADSPLWKLDNVILTQHTGGGHRNEHMGKVDLFLNNILAVENHSSPANEVNLLKGY; from the coding sequence ATGATCATTTATTGCCACTCCTTACTGGACAATGCATTAAGGGACAAACTTGCTGAAACTTTGTCGCAGCACGTTATCAATTACCGTACAGAAGACACAAGCGAAGAAGAAGCACGCGCCAACTTTGCACAGGCCGACTATATTCTCGGCAATCCACCCGGAGGCTGGTTCAGTAATGCACCGGAAAATCTGAAATTCTGGCAGCTCGACTCCGCCGGTTTCGATCAGTATGCATCGATTCCTTTGCGTGACAACGTAAAAGTGGCCAATATGGGCGACTGGTTCGCGCGTCCCTGCGCCGAAACCATCGTGGGAGGCGTACTTGCGCTTTACCGCGGCCTGGATACACTTACTTTATTGAAGCAAAAATCGGAATGGGTGGGTAGCAAACTGCGGACAGACCTGAAACTGTTATATATGCAAAATACGATCGTGCTCGGCGCCGGAACGATCGGCCAGGCGGTGAATGCGATTTTGAAAGGACTAGGCTGTGCCACGCACATGATGGCGCGTACTTCGCCCGACGCAGATTTGCACAGCCGCGAAGAATTACTGGAAGCATTGCCGCACGCAGATCTGGTTATCAACACCTTACCAGGCACCGCTACCCATTTTGCGAATGCAGAGTTTTTTACCAAAATGAAAAAAGGCAGTGTGTACGCAAGTGTAGGAAGAGGAAGTACTACGGATGAAAATGCGCTTCTGGAAGTTTTGAATTCGGGAAAGCTGGACGGTGCAGTACTGGACGTGACCGAAACAGAACCGCTCCCGGCAGACAGTCCACTATGGAAACTGGACAATGTGATATTGACCCAGCATACCGGCGGCGGTCACAGAAACGAGCATATGGGCAAAGTAGATTTGTTCCTTAATAATATTCTGGCTGTTGAAAATCACAGCAGCCCGGCGAATGAAGTCAACCTCTTGAAAGGTTATTGA
- the fumC gene encoding class II fumarate hydratase: MEYRIEKDTMGEVQVPAHVYWGAQTQRSIQNFPIAQDINKMPKEIIKAFAYLKKAAAITNYEAGILPKEKSDLIGQVCDEILTEQLDDQFPLVVWQTGSGTQSNMNCNEVIAYRGHVLQGGDLADKSKFLHPNDDVNKSQSSNDTYPTAMHIAAYKILVDVTIPGIIKLRDTLKAKSEAFRNVVKIGRTHFMDATPLTLGQEFSGYASQLDHGLRAIYNTLAHLSELALGGTAVGTGINTPEGYSEDVARHIATLTGLPFVTAENKFEALAAHDAIVEAHGALKTVAVSLMKIGNDIRMLSSGPRSGIGEIHIPDNEPGSSIMPGKVNPTQCEAMTMVAAQVMGNDVAIGIGGSNGHFELNVFKPLMAYNFLHSARLIGDVCVSFNDNCAVGIEPLHENIKKHVNNSLMLVTALNTKIGYYKAAEIAQTAHKNGSTLKETAVSLGYLTPEEFDAWVKPEDMVGDNK; this comes from the coding sequence ATGGAATACCGTATAGAAAAAGATACGATGGGCGAAGTGCAGGTACCTGCCCATGTATATTGGGGTGCCCAAACGCAACGCTCTATCCAGAACTTCCCGATCGCGCAGGATATCAATAAAATGCCGAAAGAAATTATCAAAGCATTTGCTTACCTGAAAAAAGCCGCGGCGATCACCAATTACGAAGCCGGCATTCTTCCAAAAGAAAAAAGTGACCTGATCGGACAGGTTTGTGACGAGATCCTGACAGAGCAACTCGACGACCAGTTTCCGCTAGTGGTATGGCAAACAGGCTCAGGTACCCAGTCTAACATGAACTGTAATGAAGTCATCGCCTACCGTGGTCATGTATTGCAGGGCGGCGACCTGGCTGATAAATCTAAATTTTTACACCCTAATGATGATGTAAACAAGTCGCAATCGTCCAATGACACCTACCCGACCGCCATGCACATTGCGGCGTACAAAATACTGGTTGACGTGACGATTCCGGGCATTATCAAGCTGCGCGATACTTTGAAAGCGAAATCGGAAGCTTTCAGGAATGTGGTCAAAATCGGCCGTACCCACTTTATGGATGCGACCCCGCTTACCCTCGGCCAGGAGTTTTCAGGATATGCTTCCCAGCTGGACCATGGCCTGCGCGCGATCTATAATACGCTTGCGCACCTTTCTGAACTTGCGCTGGGCGGAACAGCGGTTGGTACCGGTATCAATACGCCCGAGGGATATTCGGAAGACGTAGCCCGACATATTGCTACATTAACCGGCCTGCCTTTCGTGACAGCCGAAAATAAATTTGAAGCACTCGCCGCACACGATGCGATCGTGGAAGCGCACGGTGCATTGAAAACGGTGGCAGTAAGCCTGATGAAGATCGGGAACGATATCCGCATGCTTTCCTCCGGCCCCCGGTCCGGAATTGGTGAAATCCATATCCCTGACAACGAACCCGGCAGCTCGATCATGCCGGGAAAAGTGAATCCGACACAGTGCGAGGCTATGACGATGGTGGCAGCCCAGGTAATGGGAAATGACGTAGCGATTGGTATCGGCGGCTCAAATGGTCATTTTGAACTGAATGTTTTCAAACCTTTGATGGCGTACAACTTCCTGCATTCGGCAAGATTGATCGGCGATGTTTGTGTTTCATTTAATGATAACTGCGCAGTGGGCATCGAGCCGCTGCATGAAAATATCAAAAAGCATGTGAATAATTCGCTCATGCTGGTGACTGCATTGAATACTAAAATTGGTTACTACAAAGCTGCCGAAATCGCACAAACTGCTCACAAAAACGGCTCTACCCTGAAAGAAACGGCTGTTTCACTTGGTTACCTCACCCCGGAGGAATTCGATGCCTGGGTGAAGCCCGAGGATATGGTAGGAGATAACAAGTAA
- a CDS encoding glucosamine-6-phosphate deaminase — MVPKISIYPDYNSMSLAAADRVITLLAKKPNAVICLPSGSTPLGMFRALAAANQKGTVDFSQCIYIGLDEWIGLGADDDGSCRDLLDRDFLKPIGFRENQIVFFDGKAIDPEAECVRVNKIVETLGGLDLIVLGIGMNGHLALNEPGTPWDTYAHISELDPLTAEVGQKYFKKATPLTKGITVGVRHILESKTAILIGSGAAKAPVIARALAFPVTTAFPATVLQNHFNAEFILDEEAGSEIEKR, encoded by the coding sequence ATGGTGCCCAAAATCAGCATTTATCCCGACTACAATTCCATGAGCCTTGCGGCTGCCGACCGTGTGATCACGCTTCTTGCAAAAAAACCGAACGCGGTAATTTGTCTACCTTCCGGAAGTACGCCGCTGGGTATGTTCCGGGCGCTGGCGGCTGCGAATCAGAAAGGAACGGTCGACTTTTCGCAATGCATTTATATTGGTCTGGACGAATGGATCGGGCTTGGCGCCGATGATGACGGTAGCTGCCGCGACCTGCTCGACAGGGATTTTTTAAAGCCGATCGGCTTTCGTGAAAATCAAATCGTTTTTTTCGACGGAAAGGCAATCGATCCCGAAGCAGAATGCGTGCGGGTTAATAAAATCGTTGAAACCCTGGGCGGCCTGGACCTGATCGTGCTTGGAATCGGTATGAACGGGCATCTGGCTTTGAATGAGCCTGGTACACCCTGGGACACCTACGCCCACATTTCGGAGCTCGACCCGCTGACTGCGGAAGTAGGGCAGAAATATTTCAAAAAAGCCACGCCGCTTACAAAAGGGATTACGGTCGGTGTCAGGCACATTCTGGAATCAAAAACGGCCATATTGATCGGCTCCGGAGCTGCCAAAGCACCGGTAATCGCCCGCGCACTTGCATTCCCGGTAACAACCGCATTTCCTGCTACGGTATTACAAAATCACTTCAATGCGGAGTTCATATTGGATGAAGAGGCTGGGAGTGAGATTGAAAAGCGATGA
- the metE gene encoding 5-methyltetrahydropteroyltriglutamate--homocysteine S-methyltransferase, with translation MLSHNLGYPRIGSRRELKRASEKFWSGKIDREELQKVARKIRHENWETQRAAGIGLIPSNDFSLYDQVLDMSLTVGAIPERYHQLIDGKSNKELDLYYAMARGYQRGGLDLNAMEMTKWFDTNYHYLVPEFVKNQQFRIYSEKVFLEFEDALQKGILTKPVLLGPVTYLLLGKEKEEGFEKIDLLENLLPVYTSILKELYSRGAQWVQLDEPALVLDLTEKQKHAYEIAYATIRKSVPKLKILVATYFGALEDNLPTAAKLPVDALHIDLTRGESSLSALLKHEDFAHSTRQLSLGVVDGRNIWKNNYRKSLDFISQAIHVLGEDRLMIAPSSSLLHSPCDLDFEQDEIILTPEIKNWMSFAKQKLAEVVEICRLAGTDLLLDDAFIENQNAIESRRESPLIHKPHVKTRLTAVKEADLNRQNNFEIRQQIQLEKLKLPLFPSTTIGSFPQTDEVRLLRANLKKNELTLEQYEVRIREEIVSSLRWQEELGIDVLVHGEFERNDMVEYFGERLSGFAFTQNGWVQSYGSRCVKPPVIYGDVERPEPMTVKWSAFAQANSQKLVKGMLTGPVTILQWSFVRDDQPRKDTAFQIGLAIRDEVVDLEKAGIRVIQIDEPAIREGLPLRKTNWSAYLKWAVDAFRLSAAGVADQTQIHTHMCYSEFNDIIDSIAAMDADVITIETSRSQMELLDAFASFSYPNEIGPGVYDIHSPRVPTVDEMVLLLEKALKVIPARNLWVNPDCGLKTRKWPETEAALRNMISAANLLREGVK, from the coding sequence ATGTTGTCACACAATCTGGGCTACCCGCGCATCGGGAGCCGCCGCGAGCTGAAAAGAGCCAGCGAAAAGTTCTGGTCAGGCAAAATTGACCGGGAAGAGCTGCAGAAAGTAGCCCGCAAAATCCGCCACGAAAACTGGGAGACTCAAAGAGCAGCCGGAATCGGGCTGATCCCTTCCAATGATTTCTCCCTCTACGATCAGGTACTCGACATGTCGCTCACAGTGGGCGCAATTCCGGAACGATATCACCAGTTAATAGATGGAAAATCCAACAAGGAACTTGATCTCTATTACGCAATGGCGCGTGGCTACCAGCGTGGCGGACTGGATCTGAATGCGATGGAAATGACAAAATGGTTTGATACCAATTATCACTATCTGGTTCCTGAATTTGTTAAAAATCAGCAGTTTAGGATATATTCGGAAAAGGTATTCCTGGAATTTGAAGATGCATTGCAAAAAGGCATTTTAACCAAGCCTGTGCTGCTCGGGCCGGTTACTTATCTTTTGCTGGGAAAAGAAAAAGAGGAAGGTTTTGAAAAAATTGATCTACTGGAAAACCTGCTGCCGGTATACACATCTATATTAAAAGAACTATACTCCCGCGGCGCACAATGGGTACAGCTAGACGAACCTGCATTGGTACTGGATTTGACCGAGAAGCAAAAACATGCATATGAAATTGCTTATGCGACGATCAGGAAGTCGGTGCCGAAATTGAAGATCCTCGTCGCGACTTATTTCGGCGCACTGGAAGATAACCTGCCTACCGCTGCCAAGCTGCCCGTCGATGCGCTGCATATTGACCTGACCAGGGGCGAAAGCTCGCTTTCTGCATTGTTGAAGCATGAAGACTTTGCCCATTCAACCCGCCAACTTTCGCTGGGCGTAGTCGATGGACGGAATATCTGGAAAAACAACTATCGTAAATCGCTGGACTTCATTTCCCAGGCCATCCATGTACTTGGAGAAGATCGGCTGATGATCGCGCCATCATCATCTTTACTGCATAGTCCCTGTGACCTTGACTTCGAACAGGACGAAATTATATTGACGCCGGAGATTAAAAACTGGATGTCATTTGCCAAACAAAAACTGGCAGAAGTGGTGGAAATATGCCGATTAGCGGGTACTGACTTGCTTTTGGACGATGCTTTTATCGAAAACCAGAATGCAATAGAAAGCAGGAGGGAGTCGCCGCTCATTCACAAGCCGCACGTGAAGACCCGGCTGACAGCAGTGAAGGAAGCTGATCTCAACAGGCAAAATAACTTCGAAATAAGACAGCAGATCCAGTTAGAAAAACTGAAACTCCCATTGTTCCCTTCCACTACAATCGGATCATTTCCTCAAACCGACGAAGTCCGCCTGCTTCGTGCCAACCTGAAAAAGAACGAATTAACATTGGAACAATACGAAGTCCGCATTCGGGAGGAAATCGTGAGCTCACTGCGCTGGCAGGAAGAATTGGGCATTGATGTGCTTGTTCACGGAGAATTTGAACGGAATGATATGGTCGAGTATTTCGGCGAGCGCCTTTCCGGGTTCGCTTTTACCCAAAATGGCTGGGTACAGAGTTACGGAAGCCGCTGCGTGAAGCCGCCGGTGATTTATGGTGATGTGGAAAGACCGGAGCCGATGACCGTGAAGTGGTCGGCATTTGCGCAGGCGAATTCTCAAAAACTGGTAAAAGGAATGCTGACTGGCCCGGTTACCATTTTGCAGTGGTCTTTCGTACGCGACGATCAGCCGAGGAAAGATACTGCATTCCAGATCGGACTGGCGATCCGTGACGAAGTGGTTGATCTTGAAAAAGCGGGTATCAGGGTAATACAGATCGACGAGCCGGCGATCCGTGAGGGGCTGCCTTTGCGAAAAACAAATTGGTCTGCTTACCTGAAATGGGCGGTAGATGCATTCAGGCTGAGTGCGGCCGGCGTGGCCGATCAGACTCAGATCCACACGCATATGTGTTATTCGGAGTTTAATGATATTATCGATTCTATTGCGGCCATGGATGCGGATGTGATTACGATTGAAACTTCCCGCTCGCAAATGGAGCTGCTGGATGCCTTTGCCAGCTTCAGTTACCCTAACGAAATCGGGCCTGGCGTGTATGACATCCACTCCCCCCGCGTCCCGACCGTCGATGAAATGGTATTACTGCTTGAAAAAGCATTAAAAGTGATACCGGCACGCAATCTGTGGGTAAATCCGGACTGCGGCCTCAAAACCAGAAAGTGGCCCGAAACGGAAGCCGCTTTGCGAAACATGATATCAGCGGCTAACTTGCTGCGGGAAGGCGTCAAGTAG
- a CDS encoding acyl-CoA thioesterase — MNLEEKITASETRVFKTVFPNNTNHYDTLFGGTALSMMDEVAFIAATRFSRLRCVTVSSDRIDFTHPIPAGTIIELVGRVETVGNTSMKVRVDIFVEKMYEEGREKAVTGIFTFVALDEDHKPVKILS; from the coding sequence TTGAACTTAGAAGAAAAAATTACTGCTTCGGAAACGCGCGTTTTTAAGACGGTTTTTCCAAATAATACCAATCACTACGATACCCTTTTCGGAGGTACTGCTTTGTCGATGATGGACGAAGTGGCATTTATTGCGGCCACCCGTTTTTCCAGGCTCAGATGTGTGACTGTCTCTTCTGACCGCATTGATTTCACGCACCCTATTCCTGCCGGGACGATCATCGAGCTGGTCGGAAGGGTGGAAACCGTAGGTAATACCAGCATGAAGGTACGCGTCGATATTTTTGTAGAGAAAATGTACGAAGAGGGCCGGGAGAAAGCAGTTACGGGCATTTTTACGTTTGTAGCGCTGGACGAGGATCACAAGCCAGTGAAAATTTTAAGCTAA
- a CDS encoding acyltransferase family protein, translating into MQKQQEYISQLDGLRAFAVALVVLFHWFPEGEGINVIANGPVGVTLFFVLSGFLITRILLANRNHLAEHGLGATYKTFMFRRILRIFPLYYLTLLVIWCIQYIDFIPQVPSRLYDYPLYYVLYISNFLIEKLHDWSDVLSPFWSLAVEEQFYIIWPFVVLTVPQRFLKGTLIGTVVLGIASRGVLATLGYSDGVLMPTCLDAFGLGGIWAYVSYYDKSVEKFLKILNVLAILGLAVFVYICLNNTDSWLKTLFFRTSMSLFCLYLVARASYKKGFPSVIGSILDNGFMRHIGRISYGLYVYHMLVPTLVVPFIIKFLHRFLHITLTFSENSLKMVSLVVLVLLATVSWYLFENPFIRLKRYFQLSRVKRTPSISPISK; encoded by the coding sequence ATGCAGAAGCAGCAGGAGTATATTTCTCAACTTGACGGGTTACGGGCATTTGCGGTTGCCCTCGTGGTTTTGTTTCACTGGTTCCCAGAAGGCGAGGGAATTAACGTTATCGCAAATGGCCCGGTTGGCGTTACTTTGTTCTTTGTTCTGAGCGGTTTTCTGATCACCCGCATTCTTCTTGCTAACCGGAACCATCTTGCTGAGCACGGACTTGGGGCTACTTACAAAACCTTCATGTTTCGCAGGATCCTGCGCATTTTTCCGCTCTATTATCTGACGCTGCTCGTTATCTGGTGCATTCAGTATATTGATTTTATACCGCAGGTTCCCAGTCGGTTATACGATTATCCGCTGTACTATGTGCTATATATTTCCAATTTTCTGATCGAAAAATTGCACGACTGGTCGGATGTTCTTTCCCCTTTCTGGTCACTGGCCGTGGAAGAACAATTTTATATAATCTGGCCTTTTGTGGTACTTACAGTCCCGCAAAGGTTTTTAAAAGGTACATTAATAGGTACCGTAGTTCTTGGTATTGCTTCGAGAGGGGTTCTCGCAACACTGGGGTATAGCGACGGCGTTTTGATGCCAACCTGCCTGGATGCTTTCGGGCTTGGCGGGATCTGGGCTTATGTCAGTTATTATGATAAATCCGTCGAGAAATTCCTGAAAATCCTGAATGTACTCGCGATCTTAGGTTTAGCTGTTTTTGTGTATATATGTTTGAATAACACAGATTCGTGGCTGAAAACGTTGTTTTTCAGAACATCTATGTCATTATTTTGCCTTTATCTGGTTGCCCGCGCCAGCTATAAGAAAGGGTTTCCTTCAGTGATCGGCAGCATACTGGACAATGGATTTATGCGTCATATCGGGCGGATCAGCTATGGTCTGTATGTTTACCATATGCTGGTACCCACGCTTGTAGTACCCTTTATCATTAAGTTTCTGCACCGCTTTCTGCACATTACCCTCACATTTTCCGAGAACTCCCTGAAAATGGTAAGCCTCGTTGTCCTGGTTTTGCTGGCGACGGTTTCTTGGTATTTATTTGAAAATCCGTTTATCAGGCTGAAACGCTATTTTCAGCTGAGCCGCGTGAAACGAACGCCAAGTATCAGCCCCATTTCAAAATAA